In the Necator americanus strain Aroian chromosome X, whole genome shotgun sequence genome, TCACCAGCAATCAACAGACAAATCCTCACGCTGCTAATCACGGAACTAGCCACATAGTTGAAGTTTCCGTTCACATTGACAAAAGAAAGGAGCGGTAGTCATGATGGCCACCGAAGGAAATGTCTGGAATAATAACACTAGACAATTCGATaaactcttgtttttttatttacagaaGAGCTCAAACACCATTACTAGAGAGCAGACCGCGAAAAAATTTTGTCTTCCAATTCAGAAAACTGAAATCTGGTCAATGTCAGGTATAGGCAGAGAGGTATAGGCAGAGATATCGAAAAATACCAAACGAACCCCCTCAAAATCAGCAATTATTTTTGGCAAGGAGATCTATTTGACGATTCAAACCAAATCGTTATCACTTACGGTTTCTCTTCTATGCGTCTCAATGATGCAGATAAACAGTACCTAGAAGACAATGGAATTTCCATAAATATCCCGGGAGTTCGCGGTGAACATCAGAATCCGCAAATATCAGTCGGTTTAGATAGCTATTACGACCTCATAAATACAGTTGACGCTACAACTTTGCCATCTGGACTACGCTTTGCGCATACGATATTCGGACCAACTGTACAGGAGAAAAGGTCAATGAAGTCGCAACGAAAAGCAACAACGCTAACACATTCCCTCAGCctccttcaaaaagaaaatgaataagagATCTAACAAAAGTTAGTCAAACTGGATGGCCAGAAATATCATTAGAAGAATTTGTTAATTACGAAAACACGTTCGAGTACTTCAAAACCTATTCGAAGTCATTCTCGTTTGAGAACGGTTTTAGCCGTAcccttttctttgaaagattATGTCGTTGAACTAGCTGATAATTACAGAGTAGCATACTGTCGGTTGATCTTGTTACAGAAGCAACTATTTAGTAGTGGTAGCCAAAGTGAGAGgtacaacaaaataatgaacgaTTATATTCAAAATAGAGCGGTCGAAATAGTCCACGGACAAAACCGAAATTTGGTTGGCACGTACTACATGCACATTCCGGAGTTTGAAAGccggaaaaaacaaaaccattgAGAATAGTGCTTGGTGCTTCCTCTAAGAGAGTCGGACAGCTCCCGCTGAATGTTGTGATCTGCACGGTAGAATCCTTTGGGAACAAAATTCATgatgttttattttagaaccagtaaaatcatttttctgtgCGATACTGAAGGCTTTCAGATTAGTGGAAGATCATAAAGATTTGTGTCGCTATCTATAGTTGAAAGACATAAATAGGCTTCGGAATCAAAATAACGtatcaaaacaacaacacaaattCAACTGTTTTACCTCTGGGAGCACGTCTGCAACAGGTATTCCGAACATGGTTATTTTGGCGCATTTAACCATGAGAGTACTCTGCTTTCACTGGAGATTACGAAACAAATTTATGTGAACAGCATTCTCAACAGCATGTGCCAACATAAAAGATGAAGCATTATAAAAATATGCTGCGTCGAAGGAGATTTTCAGTGAAATGGGTATGAATTTGCGAGAATATATTTCTGCCTCAACATAAGTAAACGGAGCTATTCCAGAAGAGGTTAGAGTGCCAGCAGGCAACGTAAAACTTCTTGGCGTCAAATATTGCACCACTTCAGACGAAATTGTGATGGAAATAACAATTTCACACAAAGAACAATTAACAAAACATGATATTTTAAGCCAAATAAATTCGACTTATGATCCTATGGGCCTTGGAAACCCACTGATCATCAAGCTTAAGTCTCTAATGAGAGGAATGTATGATACAGAGATAGAATGGAAACAATACGTTCCGCAAGAACTCTGTATCGAATGGGATTCTGTGATACAAGAGATAAACAGTGGGTGTATAAGAGTCTGTCGACCTTTCCTGCGTTCTCTTACGATGGCGTTTTGTGACACCGGCAAAATGGAAATATCAACATGCGCATAGCTGAAGCGTGAGAACACTAATGAAGTCAGTTCACTGATTAGTTGAAAGAGCAAGCTAACACTAAAAAGGATCCGGCGGGCTATCCCACTTGGAATTGTTGGCTTTTTCTGGGTGAGAAGACCCAGACAAACATGTCAGCAAAACCATCAAGCTCAATTATATAATTAGCTCGTTTCTCTTGCTACAAAAAGCTTTTCGAACATTTTCAGCTGTTGGAAAATTACAGTTGCGCTGGGTGAAAATGTGTAATTATACCAGGTCAACATCGATTACGTTCAATGTACTCTCTGCCCATACAACTACAGATACCATTACTGTGGACGATATGGACATCTCTGAGAAACTCATGAGACTCATGAGACATTAATGCgcaaagttgcaaaaaaagatttccaaatcaaaaaattgtcAGAGGCGAAAAAGGTGCCGTTCAATACCAGTTACGCATTCAAGACGTCAGTCCATCATACGATGCAAAAGTGCCTATTTTCATTCTAAATTACTCGAAACTACTCAGGTTAATCATTGGTCACCTACATTATGGAAACGCACACTGCGATAAGGAGCAGCCATACCATTAGCACTGAAGAGACAGCGATTCTGGATGCCACAGCCACCTAGAGtcataaacaaatatttacgCACTTGAATAACGTGTAAAAATGTCAGAAATTGCCATATGGAGCAACGGAGATGCTTACCAACAGAGCAGTTAATAATGGGTGGCGGTCGCTAGGTACCCGCGGCCGATTATATGcataagtgcctgcagaagaagctgtcggtaggccagagcaggcatatcttcGGTTGTCTGTGAccactaagccacgcccattcATCACCACGTGTCAGAGGTCATGTGCcatgtttgtattgcaataacGTAATAAAGTAGACTTCTGGGAACGTTCAGAGAACAAAATGGCAGCAACGTACTAACGTAGAAAATGataatgctaaaaatgaagcaaaaacgtagaTGATTTGTACAAAAACAGAACGGCATCAGAAGgcataaatgaagctgaaaacgttccaaaacaaaagttgAAAAGTGTAAAAACGAAAACCTGGTAGTTGGAAGACGTAGATTTGTTATTGGAAAAACTTTACAGAAGATAGAGccatatatttgtatttgtacagAGTATTTAATGCATTAGTGCTTTGTATTTATTTGAGAGTGCAttagtttgtaaaaatttcgatttgtttgttttacacaaataaaacactattattttctatttctggcatTTCGAGTTCAATATTTCGATGTATCTCTATTCTAAGTGATCGATAGTCCGTACAGGAGCAATACCAGAGATAGGATGATAGGACGTGGCATAAggcgaacgcagcgcaatgatcccctgacgctattaactgctgcgcagcgcaattaactatcgccgttgccagtcgtttccgctaaggataggttgtcgcgaaggttgcgggtacctaacggtACGCACCCGGTAATAATAACCAAACCTTGTGCAAATGTTGGATGCGACCTTATGGGACCATTTGAGTCCAACATCAGACAGAAAATTGCACAAAGTTGTGTTGAAAAGTTTGTTTGTACACATTTCTTACTACCAGGGCTCTGCGTCTTGAATTGGTCGAGAATTTGTCAACTGGAGCATTTTTAAGCAGCTTTACTTGTTTAACATCTCGAAGAGGTGTTACAAACCTTATCCGAACTGATTGAGGAATGAATCTTAGGCTAGGAGCAAAAGTGATGAGCAGTGTTTGAAAATCTGTTctttgaaaatgatgaaaatgataGTTTTGTGACGAACTACAGTGCTTCATATGGCATGGAGTGGATTTCCAATTCACTTGCCTCACCCTGGATAGGAGATGTGTGGGAAAGAATGGTCGGCTCCGTGAAAcaatgttttcaaagaaatatcgCACGTAAAAATTGTCATTTGGACAGATTACTACAGTAATATAAAGAATTGAAGCGATATTTAAGTACAAAGAATAATGATGAAATGCCGATAAGACCTATTAAgccctttattattattaatttcctacaaggaaatCTGAACTACTCTATTCCAAGCACACAATAGCAGTGCGGTAACAGCAATAATCATGTGATCAGGAGTTGCTTCAGACGGGTTAGAAAACACAAGAAGCGCAAAAGTTTTCGGAAA is a window encoding:
- a CDS encoding hypothetical protein (NECATOR_CHRX.G22634.T1), whose product is MNGRGLVVTDNRRYACSGLPTASSAGTYAYNRPRVPSDRHPLLTALLVAVASRIAVSSVLMVWLLLIAVCVSIM